The DNA region ATATGGAGAGGCCTGGTCGCGCGCAGCGATTCGCCAGCGTTTAGGTGAGCTTGCTTCAGCCGGTTTGAGTTGGGAAGCCGTGGAGTCTGTTCCGGTATCCGAGGCAATTCGTACACGCACGGGTGACTTTGAGCAGCATTTAGAGAATTACCGCCAAACTTTAACGAATTTGGGCGCTGAAGGAGTGAGCGTTGTGATCTATAATTTCATGCCAGTCCTCGATTGGGTGCGCACGGACTTGGCTTGGCGTTTATCTGATGGAACGGAATGTCTGCGTTTTGATCCTGTGCGCTTTGCTGCATTTGAGCTATTTCTGCTTAAGCGACCCGGTGCGGATTCAGATTACACCCCCGATCAGCTAAATCAGGCCGAAGAATTCTTTAAGAGCCTGTCGGTCGAGGAGATTCGAGTTTTCGAACGCGGATTGATTGACGTCTTTCCGGGTGTCAAAATGGGTTTATCGCTGGATGAGTTGAGGGCCATGTTAGCGCGTTACGATGGGATCGATGCCGATGGATTGCGTGAGCACTATCGACGCTTTCTAGAGGCAGTTGTCCCAGCAGCAGAAGAAGCGGGCGTCCGCCTTGCTGTCCATCCAGATGATCCGCCGTTTCCGATTCTTGGGCTGCCGCGCATTGTAAGCACTCAGGCCGACTTAGAAAAAATTGTGACAATGGTAGACAGTCCCAGTAACGGAATCTGTTACTGCACCGGATCGTTGAGCGCACGATTAGACAATGATTTGGTGGAAATCGCCGAGACACTGGGTGACCGGATTCATGCAACACATTTGCGTAGTGTCGCACACGAAGCGGATGGTTCATTTTATGAGGCCAATCACTTGGAGGGTGCTGTCAATATGCCCGCGGTGGTTCAAGCACTTCAAAAAGTAAATGCACGACGCGCCGATGGAGCAAGTTTGAGCTATCGTCCGGATCACGGACACCGTATGTTGGACGATCTTGAAAAACCACAAAACCCGAATCCGGGCTATGATTTGATTGGCCGCATGAAGGGCATGGCTGAGATAGAGGGTATCCAGCAGGCACTCCAATATATAAGCAAATAACAAAAAATATGGGTATTAATATAAAACCAAAAGACACGTGCGCGTTTGATTGTATATCACTCGGCGAAGTGATGCTTCGATTGGACCCTGGGGAAGGGCGTATCCATACGACACGTTCGTTTAGAGCTTGGGAAGGTGGAGGAGAATACAATGTAAGCCGTGGACTTCGCCGTTGTTTTAACCAGCGCACTGCACTCATCACTGCCTTTGCTGATAACGCGGTGGGTCGCCTGGTTGAAGATCTAATTCTCCAGGGTGGCGTCGACACGCGCTTCATTCATTGGGTGGATTATGACGGTTTGGGACGGGCTATGCGCA from Opitutales bacterium includes:
- the uxuA gene encoding mannonate dehydratase codes for the protein MLRSLTPSFRWYGPGDPVSLNEIVQTGAKGVFTALHDIPYGEAWSRAAIRQRLGELASAGLSWEAVESVPVSEAIRTRTGDFEQHLENYRQTLTNLGAEGVSVVIYNFMPVLDWVRTDLAWRLSDGTECLRFDPVRFAAFELFLLKRPGADSDYTPDQLNQAEEFFKSLSVEEIRVFERGLIDVFPGVKMGLSLDELRAMLARYDGIDADGLREHYRRFLEAVVPAAEEAGVRLAVHPDDPPFPILGLPRIVSTQADLEKIVTMVDSPSNGICYCTGSLSARLDNDLVEIAETLGDRIHATHLRSVAHEADGSFYEANHLEGAVNMPAVVQALQKVNARRADGASLSYRPDHGHRMLDDLEKPQNPNPGYDLIGRMKGMAEIEGIQQALQYISK